One Neisseria sp. Marseille-Q5346 genomic region harbors:
- a CDS encoding MFS transporter → MARDNRIQMFPHEWRASTTLSGVYALRMLGMFLVLPVLAMYAASLPGAENNKALVGMAMGIYGLTQALLQLPLGIASDKFGRKKVIYAGLIVFAAGSFLAAVADSLQMLVAARAIQGAGAVSAAVTALLADLTRNEVRTRAMAMIGLSIGLTFSVSLVLAPMIASFIGVSGLFALTGILTVISIGVVAWMTPDPEVSKMHEDTQAQPSRMGEVLKNRQLLNLDFGIFALHAAQMALFTALPFAMTQLGLEKIHHWQVYLPSTITGLIIMVPLIIVGETRNKLKQVFILGIVCIAAAQIGLLFGMHSVWLITAYLIVYFIGFNVLEASLPSMVSKIAPSDLKGTAMGVYNTMQSVGLFVGGATGGLLFQKYGFVGVFAFCSVLMLLWLVLAVISPAPKPVKNLSYPLNAEWQQNSDLLYQKLTEIEGVESISFSADKQTIYIKALQKGFDQEAAEKIITGV, encoded by the coding sequence ATGGCAAGAGATAACCGCATTCAAATGTTTCCGCACGAGTGGCGTGCCAGTACCACACTTTCCGGCGTTTACGCACTGCGTATGTTGGGGATGTTTTTGGTGTTGCCTGTTTTGGCGATGTATGCCGCTTCGTTGCCCGGCGCAGAAAACAATAAAGCGCTGGTCGGTATGGCGATGGGTATTTACGGGTTGACACAGGCTTTGCTGCAACTGCCTTTGGGCATAGCTTCCGATAAGTTCGGCCGTAAAAAAGTGATTTATGCCGGCCTGATTGTGTTTGCGGCGGGTAGTTTTTTGGCCGCAGTTGCCGACAGCCTGCAGATGTTGGTTGCCGCGCGTGCCATTCAAGGCGCGGGTGCCGTCAGTGCGGCGGTAACGGCTTTGCTGGCGGATTTGACCCGTAATGAAGTGCGGACGCGTGCGATGGCGATGATCGGCCTGAGTATCGGCTTGACCTTCTCCGTCAGCCTAGTGCTTGCGCCGATGATTGCCAGCTTTATCGGCGTATCCGGCCTGTTTGCGCTGACCGGTATTCTGACTGTAATCAGTATCGGAGTGGTTGCTTGGATGACCCCTGATCCCGAAGTGTCAAAAATGCACGAAGATACGCAGGCGCAGCCTTCGCGTATGGGCGAGGTATTGAAAAACCGCCAACTGCTCAATCTCGACTTCGGTATTTTTGCCTTGCATGCGGCGCAAATGGCTTTATTTACTGCATTGCCGTTTGCCATGACGCAGTTGGGTTTGGAAAAAATCCATCACTGGCAAGTTTATCTGCCGTCAACCATTACCGGCCTGATTATTATGGTGCCGCTGATTATCGTCGGCGAAACGCGCAACAAGCTCAAACAAGTGTTTATCCTTGGTATCGTCTGCATTGCCGCGGCGCAAATCGGTTTGCTGTTTGGCATGCACTCGGTCTGGTTGATTACCGCTTATCTGATTGTTTACTTTATTGGTTTCAATGTATTGGAAGCCAGCCTGCCGTCTATGGTATCGAAAATCGCTCCGTCCGATTTGAAAGGCACTGCGATGGGCGTGTATAACACCATGCAGTCGGTCGGCTTATTTGTCGGCGGCGCAACCGGTGGTTTATTGTTCCAAAAATACGGTTTTGTAGGCGTATTTGCCTTTTGTAGCGTATTGATGTTGTTGTGGCTGGTATTGGCAGTCATTTCGCCGGCACCGAAACCTGTCAAAAACCTCAGCTATCCGCTTAACGCCGAATGGCAACAAAATTCGGATCTGCTCTACCAAAAATTGACCGAAATTGAAGGCGTTGAAAGCATCAGCTTTAGCGCAGATAAACAAACCATTTATATCAAGGCCTTGCAAAAAGGATTCGACCAAGAGGCCGCCGAAAAAATTATCACAGGAGTGTAA